From Sardina pilchardus chromosome 9, fSarPil1.1, whole genome shotgun sequence, a single genomic window includes:
- the hdac11 gene encoding histone deacetylase 11 isoform X1 produces the protein MSEKEDEKGKRGAHRTELYFEVPPTCLPIVYSPEYNITFMGLEKLHPFDAGKWGKVIHFLKEEQFISDDNIVQAREATEEDLLVVHTRRYLSKLKNHVLEGSREWSLVVATITEIPPVLFLPNFLVQRKVLRPLRTQTGGTIMAGKLAMDRGWAINVGGGFHHCSSDKGGGFCAYADITLAIKFLFERVEGVCRATIIDLDAHQGNGHERDFLDDRRVYIMDVYNRYIYPGDGYAKRAIKRKVELDWGTEDMEYLQKVELHVEGALNEVRPDIIIYNAGTDILDGDPLGGLAISPQGIVKRDEIVFRAARRRSIPILMVTSGGYQKKTARIIADSILNLRREGLIEGVAAEEAGPSLMPLMMSKSVSSGATFNAI, from the exons ATGTCTGAAAAGGAAGACGAGAAAGGCAAAAGGgg TGCCCATCGCACAGAGCTCTACTTTGAGGTCCCACCAACATGTCTGCCCATCGTTTATTCTCCTGAATATAACATCACCTTTATGGGCCTGGAGAAGCTACATCCCTTTGATGCGGGAAAATGGGGAAAAGTCATCCACTTCCTGAAAG AGGAGCAGTTTATCTCCGACGACAACATAGTGCAAGCCAGGGAGGCCACAGAGGAGGACTTGCTGGTAGTTCACACCAGACGCTACCTGAGCAAACTGAAG AACCATGTCTTGGAGGGCTCAAGAGAG TGGTCATTGGTGGTAGCTACAATCACAGAGATTCCACCTGTCTTGTTTCTGCCCAACTTCCTGGTCCAGCGCAAAGTGCTTCGACCTCTGCGCACGCAAACGGGGGGCACCATCATG GCAGGGAAGCTCGCCATGGACAGAGGATGGGCTATCAATGTCG GAGGAGGGTTCCACCACTGCTCCAGTGACAAGGGAGGAGGCTTCTGTGCTTATGCAGATATAACATTAGCCATCAAG TTCCTGTttgagagagtggagggggtTTGCCGGGCCACCATTATCGATCTGGATGCCCATCAG GGAAATGGACACGAGCGGGACTTCTTGGACGACAGACGCGTGTACATAATGGACGTCTACAATCGCTACATCTACCCCGGTGATGGATACGCCAAAC GGGCGATCAAGCGCAAGGTGGAGCTGGACTGGGGCACGGAGGACATGGAGTATCTCCAGAAGGTGGAGCTGCACGTGGAAGGGGCGCTCAACGAGGTCCGGCCTGACATCATCATCTACAACGCCGGCACGGACATCCTGGACGGAGACCCTCTGGGAGGCCTGGCCATTTCACCGCAG GGCATCGTGAAGAGAGACGAGATCGTCTTCCGGGCCGCCCGGCGTCGCAGCATCCCCATCCTCATGGTGACGTCGGGAGGCTACCAGAAGAAGACGGCCCGCATCATCGCCGACTCAATCCTCAACCTGCGCCGCGAGGGCCTGATCGAGGGCGTGGCCGCCGAGGAGGCGGGCCCATCTCTCATGCCACTCATGATGAGCAAGTCAGTGTCGTCCGGGGCGACCTTCAACGCCATCTGA
- the hdac11 gene encoding histone deacetylase 11 isoform X2: protein MSEKEDEKGKRGAHRTELYFEVPPTCLPIVYSPEYNITFMGLEKLHPFDAGKWGKVIHFLKEEQFISDDNIVQAREATEEDLLVVHTRRYLSKLKWSLVVATITEIPPVLFLPNFLVQRKVLRPLRTQTGGTIMAGKLAMDRGWAINVGGGFHHCSSDKGGGFCAYADITLAIKFLFERVEGVCRATIIDLDAHQGNGHERDFLDDRRVYIMDVYNRYIYPGDGYAKRAIKRKVELDWGTEDMEYLQKVELHVEGALNEVRPDIIIYNAGTDILDGDPLGGLAISPQGIVKRDEIVFRAARRRSIPILMVTSGGYQKKTARIIADSILNLRREGLIEGVAAEEAGPSLMPLMMSKSVSSGATFNAI, encoded by the exons ATGTCTGAAAAGGAAGACGAGAAAGGCAAAAGGgg TGCCCATCGCACAGAGCTCTACTTTGAGGTCCCACCAACATGTCTGCCCATCGTTTATTCTCCTGAATATAACATCACCTTTATGGGCCTGGAGAAGCTACATCCCTTTGATGCGGGAAAATGGGGAAAAGTCATCCACTTCCTGAAAG AGGAGCAGTTTATCTCCGACGACAACATAGTGCAAGCCAGGGAGGCCACAGAGGAGGACTTGCTGGTAGTTCACACCAGACGCTACCTGAGCAAACTGAAG TGGTCATTGGTGGTAGCTACAATCACAGAGATTCCACCTGTCTTGTTTCTGCCCAACTTCCTGGTCCAGCGCAAAGTGCTTCGACCTCTGCGCACGCAAACGGGGGGCACCATCATG GCAGGGAAGCTCGCCATGGACAGAGGATGGGCTATCAATGTCG GAGGAGGGTTCCACCACTGCTCCAGTGACAAGGGAGGAGGCTTCTGTGCTTATGCAGATATAACATTAGCCATCAAG TTCCTGTttgagagagtggagggggtTTGCCGGGCCACCATTATCGATCTGGATGCCCATCAG GGAAATGGACACGAGCGGGACTTCTTGGACGACAGACGCGTGTACATAATGGACGTCTACAATCGCTACATCTACCCCGGTGATGGATACGCCAAAC GGGCGATCAAGCGCAAGGTGGAGCTGGACTGGGGCACGGAGGACATGGAGTATCTCCAGAAGGTGGAGCTGCACGTGGAAGGGGCGCTCAACGAGGTCCGGCCTGACATCATCATCTACAACGCCGGCACGGACATCCTGGACGGAGACCCTCTGGGAGGCCTGGCCATTTCACCGCAG GGCATCGTGAAGAGAGACGAGATCGTCTTCCGGGCCGCCCGGCGTCGCAGCATCCCCATCCTCATGGTGACGTCGGGAGGCTACCAGAAGAAGACGGCCCGCATCATCGCCGACTCAATCCTCAACCTGCGCCGCGAGGGCCTGATCGAGGGCGTGGCCGCCGAGGAGGCGGGCCCATCTCTCATGCCACTCATGATGAGCAAGTCAGTGTCGTCCGGGGCGACCTTCAACGCCATCTGA